The genomic stretch GCCAGAACTGTGCAGTCACAAGACTGGCTCCCGTGTCGGATCAGGCTACCGTCGCCTTGACGATCTTGCCCGGATTTGCCGGCGGCTCGCCCTTGGGCAGCGCGTCGACATGTTCCATGCCGCTCGTTACCTCGCCCCAGACGGTGTACTGGCCGTCGAGGAAGTGCGCGTCTTCGAAGCAGATGAAGAACTGCGAATTGGCGCTGTCGGGGAAGCTCGAACGCGCCATCGAGCAGGTGCCGCGCACGTGCGGTTCGGCATTGAATTCCGCCTTGAGGTCAGGACGGTCGCTGCCGCCCATGCCGGTGCCCGTCGGGTCACCGCCCTGGGCCATGAAGCCCGGGATCACGCGGTGGAAAACGACGCCGTCATAGAAACCTTCTTTGGCGAGCTCGGAAATGCGTTCGACGTGGCCCGGCGCAAGGTCGGGACGCAGCTTGATGACGACATCCTTGCCCTCGCCGTCTCCGGTATCGAGCGTGAAGGTCAGCGTCTGGTCGGCCATAAATGAATCTCCTTGGTTTGGCCGGGGGATATAGAGACTTGTGGGGACGAGTCACCCCCAAGGCTGATCGCGTCTTGCAATTCCGACCCTCCTGCCTAGACCACACCCCATGACCGAGCCGATCCACGACGAAGACCTGCTGGAAGTGCAGGCTGCCGATATTCCGGCAGAGGACGGCCCGCACCCCGACGACCGCATCGACGACGAGCGGCACGACGAGGAAAACCGCCTGAAGCCCGAATATCTGCGCGCCGTTCGCGATGCGCTGGAAGAGGGTGAAAAGGGCGAGGTTTATGACCTTGTCGAGCCGTTGCATCCGGCCGACATCGCCGACCTTCTCGAACTTCTCGACCGCGAAGACCGCGCCTTGCTGGCCGCAGCCATCACCGATCTGATGAGCAGCGAGGTCATCGCAGAGCTCAACGATCACGTCCGCGAGGACATGATGGAAGCGCTCGCCCCTGAAGCGGTCGCGACCATCGTCGAGCAGCTGGAAACCGACGACGCCGTCCAGCTGATCGAGGATCTGGACGAGGACGACCAGCAGGCCGTTCTTGCCGAGATGGAGGCAGAAGATCGCATCGCGATCGAAAGCGCCCTCGCCTATCCCGAGGAAACCGCCGGCCGCCTGATGAACCGCGATTTCGTCGCGGTACCCGAACACATGACCGTGGGCGGCCTGATCGATTATCTGCGCGAGGAAGGTGACCTGACGCACGATTTCTTCGAAGTCTTCGTGGTCGACCATATGCATCACCCGGTCGGGACCTGCGCGTTGTCGTGGATTTTGACTGCGCCCCGCAACGTTGCGCTGACCGACGTCATGAAACGCGACCAGACGCTGATCCCGGTTACGATGGATCAGGAAGAGGTCGCCCTGATGTTCCAGAAATACGGCCTGATCTCTGCCGCCGTGACCGATGACGATGGCAGGCTGGTCGGCCAGATGACGGTCGACGACGTCGTCCACATCATCTCCGAAGAGGCGGGCGAAGACGTCCTGCTGCTGTCGGGTGCTGGCGACGGCGACATCAACGAACCGATCCGCGAAGCCTATGTCAGCCGCGTACGCTGGCTGATCGCAAACCTCGGCACGGCGTTGGTCGCATCACTGATCATTGCCATGTTCGGTGCTGCGATCGAAAAGCTGGTGGCGCTCGCCGTCCTGATGCCGATCGTCGCAAGCATCGGCGGCAATGCCGGTACGCAGACCATGGCCGTTTCGGTTCGCGCCATTGCCACCAACCAGCTGACGCGCGCCAATACCTGGCGGATCGTCTGGCGCGAAATGCGCGTCGCATTGCTCAACGGGGCAACCGTCGCGGTGCTGATCGGGATCGCAACTAGCCTGATCTTCAATCCCATGCTGGGCGGAGTGATCGCTACCGCCATGATCATCAACATCGCGGTCGCGGGCTTGGCCGGCGTGCTGGTCCCGGTCATCTTCGAGCGGCTCGATCAGGACCCTGCCGTGGCGTCGAGCGTGTTCGTGACGATGATCACGGATTCGATGGGCTTTTTCGCCTTTCTGGGGCTGGCAGTTGCCAGCGGCTTGGTCTCCGCCGCCTGACACCCTATCTGGCAGAACATGCCGCTTCACATGACCAAGATCGCCTACCGTTCGGGCAGCATCGACAACCTGCGACGCTGGGTCGAATCAGGCAGCCGTGCGGAAATGACGACGCGATACCTGCCCAAGCGTCATGAAGAGATGATCGGCGGATCGCTCTACTGGATCCTCGATCACACGATCAAGGCACGCAGCCCGATCCGCGAATTCGAGCAGCGCAAGGATGGCCGCTGGACGATCTGGCTCGACCCGCAACTGATCCTCGTCCACCCAGCACCAAAGCGCGCGCACCAGGGCTGGCGTTATCTTGCCGAAGAGAACGCCCCGCGGGACCTGAAGGACGGCGAGGATGTGGGTGACGTGCTGCCCGGAAGGCTGGCTGGCAAGCTGGAGCGGCTGGGCCTGATCTAGGCCGCTGTCTTTTCGGCTACCCTGCGCAGGGCGGTGACATAGGTTTCCGGCCCCTGCGCGCCCGGTATCATGAATTTGCCATTCACGACCATCGCCGGAACCCCGGTGATGTTCATGTCCCATGCGGCGCGTTCCTCGGCCAGCACGCGCGCATCGAGCTCTTCGCTGGCGAGCGCAGCCTTCGCCGCTTCGCGGTGCAATCCGGCAGATGAGGCAACGTCGAGCAAGACTTCATGGTCGGAGACATCGCGCCGTTCGTTGAAGTGCGCCCTGAACAATGCGAGCTTGAGCGTGGTCTGCGCCTGCGGTCCGGCTTCTTCCAGCGCCCACGTCAGCAGTTTGTGCGCATCGCGCGTGTTCCACATCATCGCAGGCGGGGCTTCATCGCCATGACGGTCGCCCTCGTAATCGAGCGAGACTTTCGCAACCTCGGCAGCTTCGCGCATCCGGCCCTGCACAGCCTTGGAATCGTCGATACTGCGCCCGTACTTGCGGGCAATATGGGCCGTCCGCTCTTCGCCTTCAGGCGGCATGTCGGGGT from Altererythrobacter epoxidivorans encodes the following:
- a CDS encoding peptidylprolyl isomerase; translated protein: MADQTLTFTLDTGDGEGKDVVIKLRPDLAPGHVERISELAKEGFYDGVVFHRVIPGFMAQGGDPTGTGMGGSDRPDLKAEFNAEPHVRGTCSMARSSFPDSANSQFFICFEDAHFLDGQYTVWGEVTSGMEHVDALPKGEPPANPGKIVKATVA
- a CDS encoding DsbA family oxidoreductase, giving the protein MTAPQRMTIDIWSDVMCPWCYVGWGNLTQALEVLDGEIEAQIRWHAFELNPDMPPEGEERTAHIARKYGRSIDDSKAVQGRMREAAEVAKVSLDYEGDRHGDEAPPAMMWNTRDAHKLLTWALEEAGPQAQTTLKLALFRAHFNERRDVSDHEVLLDVASSAGLHREAAKAALASEELDARVLAEERAAWDMNITGVPAMVVNGKFMIPGAQGPETYVTALRRVAEKTAA
- a CDS encoding DUF1489 family protein, with the translated sequence MPLHMTKIAYRSGSIDNLRRWVESGSRAEMTTRYLPKRHEEMIGGSLYWILDHTIKARSPIREFEQRKDGRWTIWLDPQLILVHPAPKRAHQGWRYLAEENAPRDLKDGEDVGDVLPGRLAGKLERLGLI
- the mgtE gene encoding magnesium transporter produces the protein MTEPIHDEDLLEVQAADIPAEDGPHPDDRIDDERHDEENRLKPEYLRAVRDALEEGEKGEVYDLVEPLHPADIADLLELLDREDRALLAAAITDLMSSEVIAELNDHVREDMMEALAPEAVATIVEQLETDDAVQLIEDLDEDDQQAVLAEMEAEDRIAIESALAYPEETAGRLMNRDFVAVPEHMTVGGLIDYLREEGDLTHDFFEVFVVDHMHHPVGTCALSWILTAPRNVALTDVMKRDQTLIPVTMDQEEVALMFQKYGLISAAVTDDDGRLVGQMTVDDVVHIISEEAGEDVLLLSGAGDGDINEPIREAYVSRVRWLIANLGTALVASLIIAMFGAAIEKLVALAVLMPIVASIGGNAGTQTMAVSVRAIATNQLTRANTWRIVWREMRVALLNGATVAVLIGIATSLIFNPMLGGVIATAMIINIAVAGLAGVLVPVIFERLDQDPAVASSVFVTMITDSMGFFAFLGLAVASGLVSAA